The sequence CTgccattattatttaaaatgtcaagCTTAATGCCTGAAATATAGAAAGTGTTCAGAAGGtgttattttttgcattttaattttttaaaatatttacttatttttaattgattgctttacaatactggcTTGATGAGAaggtgttattttattatttttctactccTGTCTCATTTGCTGTGAAGTCAACCTTGACCTCTCCTTTCAGAATCAGTAAGTTTCTTCAAAATGTCCCAACAGTGCATTTTCTTTAACCTCCACTAGGCATTTATCACAGTCTATCTTAAGTTCCAGGAAGTTGAGTCCAAGTCTGCTGGGTTATTAACACTCTCCTCCAGGAGAGAAAGTGGGTTTGGTGGCAGGCAGGCCTTTAGTATGTGTGGAGCGATGGATGGGTGAAAAAGACTGCTCTTTCCAATCACTTCAGACAAAATTTCTCTCTAATTCACTGGTGGACTACCTGATTCGTATCTCAGCTGTGCCCTTAGAGCAAAGGGTCTTCTGCTTCAATTTTTTCATCTGAATGAAGGAAAAACTGGTAAGTGGCCATCCTGCAGAAGAGCAGTAAGGATGGAGCCGTGTGCCTGGCAAGGTGGAGTCAGTCACCTGAAAAAGTCAGCTGTTACGATTACTGTCCGTAATAGCAGCTAGTTATAGGGCATTTCTCTTGCTAATTTACCCCAAAGGCTGCTCCTAGAAGCCTGTGCTCCTCTGGGTGCAGGATCTGCCATGATCCTACTATATActacaatctaaaaaaaaaaaaggatggaggGATGTGACCCCTGCTCTCTAGATGGTCACGCTCCAGGAGGCTGTCAGGCCAACTATGACTAACAATATAATCAGGGTAGGAGAGAGGTCAGAAATGCCTGATCAACTCcctcattttaaaaacaggaaagggactttctgtggtggtccagtggttaagacactgcgcttccaatgcagggggcatggtttgtctttaatccctggtcggagaactaagacccaacacgccacaaggcaaaaaaaaaaaagagggaagtagagcccaggagccctgaCACCTGCGGTGGGTCCCAGTGTCCCACCTCCCAGACAAGGGACTTTCTCACTAGGTCCGTCACGGGGACCACCCTCTGCCATCAACCGTACCTAAGCCTGAGAAGTATCGCTGGTCCAACAGTGTATAGCAGACGGGCTGCTCCCGGCCCAGAGCCTCCAGGGCCTGTCCTCGGTGAAACTTTTCCGACAAGATGTCAGAGGCAGGACTGAACACAGGGGAAGAGACGCGCCATGTCATCTGACAGTTATAGAAGGCCAGGAAGCCACTCCCGCTGAAATGTAGGACCAgcctgggaagagaggagaggccaCAGTCCTCAGGGTTATGCCACCGGCATCTGGTCCTACATGCACACACGGCTCCCACTCCACGCAGGACAAACCTGGAGAAGCTCAGGTCCCAGAGGACAAAAGGGACGGCTCTGCCAGAACTGTCAAACTCTCACCACCAAATggattaattaaaagaaaacatatatactCTCCTTTTTCCTGATCACAACAATACATAGAAGACAACTTGGGACGTACAGAAGAGTCTCAAGTTCAGGAGGTGTGGCTACAGCACAAAGCAGGGCTTGTTAGGAAGGAGGGCAGAGAGCCGATGCTAAGGAGACACCTCTCCCATCCTGGGCAAGATCACACTCGCTCCCCTGGGCTTCCTAAACTGCAGACACAGAGGAGAAACCTCCATGAACCCCGATAAGTGACAGGGGGTCACTCTGTGAGGGGAGAGAGGCTGCAGCTGGACTCCAAGACTCACGCACCTTATGTGGAAGTTAAGGGGCAATTTGAGAGGAACAGGACTCAGAAAAACACCTCTGCATGGCATCTGAGGTGACTACTCAAGGAAAAATACATCCCAAATGGGAATGAAAGCAGCAGGATCTCAAGGTGGAGGGAGATGGAAAGGATGAATGAAGAGGTCAGCACAGGACCCTGTGATTCCACTGTGCGATCTGAGGTCTACAGTCATGGCAGAGCTCCTGAGAATGTAAACCAAGTATGAGGGAAGCAGGCTCCTAACAAAGGACACCCTTCATATGTTTTTAATACCACTTAATTTAATTATACATAACTAACAATTTAGTTAATTAGCAATCTGGAACTAAAATTCTAAACTAGCTCAGCAGACACAGAAGATGGGGTAGAAGTGACAGAAAAGTATAGAAGTAGaaatactaatattttaaaagtctcaaCTTGGAGGGAGGGTGGCAAGAGAGTGAGTGAAACACCAGTATTAATAATACAGGAGAAGATTATTAATTTAATGCTATCAAAAAATTGATAGTTATTAACCTGGGGGGGGACAGATATCATTTAAAGATAAGATTATTACCAACAGGATGAAGATGAATAGCAGTACTTCCAAATTAAcaggggtttaaaaaaaaaaggaagaaaagaaacgtGATAAATCCTGATAAATCCAACAGAAGAAAATAAGTGACAGTAAGActccaaatgaaagaaaatccaaATAGCCTAGTTACCCAATTTCAAAACAAGGAGCTTCAGTTTGAGTTTAAAGAGATACAGAAGCCTGCTATTCACTGTTGATAACAAACATAcctaaaataagtgaaaaaaaaaaaaagaacctataaCCAAGTGGAAAAAAGTCCAGAAAGTGAGCCAACCAAATATGGAACAGCACTGTTAATATCAAGAGAAACAGAATTAGGTCTAAAGGCAGACAGAGGGCACAGGATTATTTAATAATGTAGCTGCAACGAAAGTGTGAGTCAGGGACCCTGATGCCCGCGACCCAGGGCAGCAAAACAAAGCCCCTAAAGTGcttagagagacagagagaaactaTAAAAACACAACTACTGTGGGGGATTTCAATGCTCCTCTTCCCGAGTTTGgcatattaaataaacaaaaaataagcaagaaTGGAGAAAATCTGAGCGATCAAAACAACTACCTGTTCTTAACATTTACAGagtgttttactttttttggttggttggttttcatcagaatgttttacttttaatgaacattttatcttcatttatgCATATAAAATGTAAGCAAAGATCAATTATGTTTTTGGCTGCAAACTTTGATGCCAAAAGTAGAAAATGTACAGGCTGTTGTCCTGAtcataatccaattaaaaacttAATGACCCCAAACACTCAAAGAAAGTAGATATAACTCGGGCCACGTTCGTTGGGGAAATTATCCCCACTCTCCAAGCTGTCAGGTGGTTCCCGCCCCTCTCCCGGGAACCACAGTTTCCCTGCCATCACGGTGGCCAGGGTAGTGGGTTCTCTCTCCTAGAAGTGGGCTGCCAGAGCGCAGGTGGAGACCACCAAGCGTGCCTGCAGAGTCTGGCCCAGGCAAACCCCTAGACCTGCACAGCCGCAGAGAGTCACAGCCCATGGCCTACTCGATCATGCCTCACCTGGGAATAGGGTCCCTCCAGTCACCCCTCTTGTTTGCCTTCTTCGCTCTGGAGAACTCGTTCACCAAAATGCTGCCAAACAAACCAAAGCGGACCTGCAGCCACCTCTCAGCCCCTCCTGCAGGACTGTCTTCTCCCAAACACTGCAGACCATCGTCTCCACTGGGAACAGcactctctcctccaggggaccggGAGGACTGGTCAGAGGCTTCCTGGTGGTGCCTGGCCTTGTCCTTCTGCTCTCCTTTTTGTAGAGGCTCTGACAGTGGGGAATTGCCCAGGGacacagtttcttcatctggatcAAATCTAAGGAATAATTTCTTTCCATGGACCTAGAAAAAGATGAACATGATCTAAGGCTTGGTATAGAATTACTTATGtcttcccaaaattcatatgttgaaatctaccCTCAATATGATGGTGTCTGGAGGCGGAGCCTTCAGGAGGTAATCAGGTCGTGGGGATGGAGCCCTCATacatggaattagtgcccttataaaagagactgcAGAGGGCTCCCCCACCCTTCCtccacatgaggacacagcaagaagacagtgGTCTACAAACCAGGAAGTTGGTCCTCACTAGACACTGAATCAgctggcaccttgaccttggacttcccatgCTCCAGATTGTgagaaatttctgttgcttataagTCAACTAGTGTGAGGTATTCTGCTACTGCAGTCCACAAAGACTGAGCCTTTTAGACCCAGAAAGGGGAAGACTGGCAGAGGTGTATCCAGCCATTTATCCTAATATAAATGtctcccctcctgcctcttctATGATGCTTTCCCAACTTGAGTATTCGGGACttgccttttgctttttgctCCAGTCATATGAGCACTTAGTATACAGTTTTCAAAATGATTAGAAGCAAGTGGAACAATCATATCAGCAGTGAAAGAGATGCACGCTGGATGCAGGGCCACTCTAGAATGCCCAAGAGGAATGGCTTCCAATTTTTTCATGGATTAGCCAGCCTTCTGAGTCTGTTATAGAAAAATTACTTTCTACAAGCCAGCTCTGTGACAGCAGGTGCTAAAATGCAGGCCTCTGGGATCCAGAGACAAAGGGACATCAATCCTGTGTCCTGCAAACTTTGCAGGACAGTGTGGACAAAGAGTACAGGTGCCCTCGTGCAGACGTGGAGGTCAGAGGGCGTGGGCTCCAGTCTCTGCCCCTTGCCAGCCTATGTCAGCTTGGGCCAACCACTCTCCCTTCCCTGAGCCCCTCCTTCAAATGCAGAAAACACATGTGAAGGTCCAGCAGACCTCTCACAGACATCTTTCAGTTCTAACTGAGGTTTTATAGCCTGGGATGtatgtgtgagacagagagagagaaaggaaagagagacagaagggCACGGCGGAAGACAAAGAACtagtatttactgagtgcctattatgtgccaggtataAAGTCTACTTAATTCAATTTTAACTGCTAGGTGGTTTACCCCATTTTACAACTCAAGCAGACACTAGAGCTGACAGCTTGAGTAACTTGCTCAGGAGCACACAGCTAAGCAGCAGCAGAGCTCGTTAGTTTCTCGACCACCAATTACCATAAGTCTCCTAAGCACCAGATACTCAAGTTAAGTGCCAGGAATACAATAATGCTGAGGTCACAGCCCCTGTCCTGTTTGTCTCCTCCAATCAAAAGGCAGGACAAATTCAGGAATGAGGGGCCAACAGGAGGACAGATAAGGTGCCCTGGAAGCACAGCCCGGTCACTCCCCCAGCCCAGTACAGGCAGAACAGGcttctcaaaggatgtgatggCAAGGCTGAATCCAAAGGAGACTAGGAATTATCATGGTAACATGAAGGTACAGCAATGGGGgtggagaagggagaaaaaggaagatcAGCATGTCAAACCATGAGCAAGAAGGACTGTGAGAGGAGCTCCAAATAGTTCAACATGACTGGGGAGAGATCCAGGGCAGGGTGAGCTGCAGGCCAGAGGGGGAGGCATGAATCAGACTGGCAAGCGGCCATGTGAGCCCTTTAGGGAATACTGACTGACGTTCAGGGCAAAGATGAGCCAGGCTGAAACCCAGAACAAAAGGCTATGCTCAATTTTCCACCaatgaaaaagtaaattaaaaaaaaattttaaagacaatgCTCTTTCCTCACCTCCTTGCTGGCCCCAGAGAATTAAATACTGTTCCCAACCAAAGGTACACAATGGACGCAGCTAGAGTCACCAGAATCACTTCAGACCCTGAATGTGAATATCCAGCTCATGCACAGTTCCACGGGCCACTGtgctgctgacctgaggctgagAAACGTCAGAGGAGGAGTTGCATGGATTCTCAGCGTGGCTACCCTCAGGGACAAGGGGCTAACAGCAGGGAAAGTCTTGAGAGAAACCAAGGGGAGGGGCAGGCTGTGTTGATGGAGCTGGCCCACTGGGGTGAGGTGTGGGACGAACCTGCTAGAAGT comes from Cervus elaphus chromosome 29, mCerEla1.1, whole genome shotgun sequence and encodes:
- the NEIL2 gene encoding endonuclease 8-like 2; the protein is MPEGPSVRKFHHLVSPFVGQQVVKTGGSSKKLNPTSFQSLWLQDTQVHGKKLFLRFDPDEETVSLGNSPLSEPLQKGEQKDKARHHQEASDQSSRSPGGESAVPSGDDGLQCLGEDSPAGGAERWLQVRFGLFGSILVNEFSRAKKANKRGDWRDPIPRLVLHFSGSGFLAFYNCQMTWRVSSPVFSPASDILSEKFHRGQALEALGREQPVCYTLLDQRYFSGLGNIIKNEVLFRAGIHPLSPGSLLGLPRLEALVDHVEAFSADWLLGKFQGTRQHTQIYQKEQCPAGHPVVREALGPPGGFQRLTWWCPQCQPRLSAGEPKQVQPS